One window from the genome of uncultured Tateyamaria sp. encodes:
- a CDS encoding DUF2059 domain-containing protein, translating to MRLAALGLSICFAAQSACADVNRLIDAMGIPELIVAFSTEGVEAGQAIDEAFLDRQGGDVWAATVQRLYDPQRIEAELRTVMGEELDPGAAEQALLFFESDLGARIVELEVQARQAFLDETIEEAAKVAPSAQAKPVTDYLLARDLIERNTDIAVAAQAAFLDGLADASGSTDAQPNLDRLRARILTDTESWLRGYNALVQSAMTEDDIAIYTAFWDTEVGQAVDNALFLGFGQSYTTLSYALGQAAGRLLPQNEL from the coding sequence ATGCGCCTTGCCGCGCTTGGCCTGTCGATCTGTTTTGCGGCGCAATCTGCCTGCGCCGATGTGAACAGATTGATTGATGCGATGGGCATTCCGGAGTTGATCGTGGCCTTTTCAACCGAGGGGGTCGAGGCCGGTCAGGCAATTGACGAGGCATTTCTGGACCGGCAGGGCGGCGACGTCTGGGCCGCAACCGTGCAGCGTTTGTACGATCCGCAGCGGATCGAGGCCGAATTGCGGACCGTCATGGGCGAGGAACTGGATCCGGGCGCGGCGGAACAGGCGCTGCTGTTCTTCGAGAGTGATCTGGGCGCACGCATCGTCGAACTTGAGGTGCAGGCGCGGCAGGCCTTTCTGGATGAGACGATTGAAGAGGCGGCCAAGGTGGCGCCGTCCGCACAGGCCAAACCTGTCACCGATTACCTGCTGGCACGTGACCTGATTGAACGGAACACGGACATCGCCGTGGCGGCACAGGCCGCGTTTCTGGATGGGCTGGCCGATGCATCCGGATCAACAGATGCGCAGCCGAACCTGGACCGTTTGCGGGCCCGCATCCTGACCGACACCGAAAGCTGGCTGCGTGGGTATAACGCGCTGGTGCAATCCGCGATGACAGAGGACGACATCGCCATCTACACCGCCTTCTGGGATACCGAAGTCGGCCAGGCGGTGGACAACGCGCTGTTTCTTGGATTTGGGCAAAGCTATACCACGCTGTCCTATGCGCTGGGGCAAGCGGCGGGGCGTTTGTTGCCTCAGAACGAGCTATAG
- a CDS encoding branched-chain amino acid ABC transporter permease, giving the protein MDLLNAFITLANFVLIPAIAYGSQLALGALGVTLIYGILRFSNFAHGDTMAFGTMATILITWGFQAVGISAGPLPTALLALPFGIGVCALLVLATDRGVYRFYRTQKAKPIIFVMVSLGVMFIMNGLVRFIIGPDDQRFSDGERFIISVREFKALTGLDEGLAIKTTQGITVITAIIVVALLFYFLNRTRTGKSMRAYSDNEDLALLSGINPERVVMVTWLIVAALATVAGVLYGLDKSFKPFVYFQLLLPIFASAIVGGLGSPLGAIAGGFTIAFSEVLITYAWKKVAGYALPDSLAPDGLAQLLSTDYKFAVSFVILLIVLLFRPTGLFAGKSV; this is encoded by the coding sequence ATGGACCTGCTCAACGCCTTCATCACCCTTGCCAACTTCGTCCTGATCCCCGCCATCGCCTATGGCTCCCAACTCGCCCTCGGCGCGCTTGGGGTCACCCTCATCTACGGCATCCTGCGCTTTTCCAACTTCGCCCATGGCGACACGATGGCCTTTGGCACCATGGCGACCATCCTGATCACCTGGGGCTTCCAGGCTGTCGGCATCTCTGCCGGCCCCCTGCCCACCGCCCTGCTCGCCCTGCCCTTCGGCATCGGCGTCTGCGCCCTGCTGGTGCTGGCCACCGACCGCGGCGTCTATCGCTTCTACCGCACGCAAAAGGCGAAACCGATCATCTTCGTCATGGTCAGCCTCGGTGTCATGTTCATCATGAACGGCCTTGTCCGCTTCATCATCGGCCCCGATGACCAGCGGTTCTCGGACGGCGAACGCTTCATCATCTCCGTGCGTGAGTTCAAAGCCCTCACCGGCCTCGACGAAGGGCTGGCGATCAAGACGACCCAAGGCATCACGGTCATCACCGCCATTATCGTTGTGGCGCTGCTGTTCTATTTCCTGAACCGCACGCGCACCGGCAAATCCATGCGGGCCTATTCGGACAACGAAGACCTTGCGCTGCTGTCGGGCATCAACCCCGAGCGGGTGGTCATGGTCACATGGCTGATCGTTGCGGCACTGGCGACAGTGGCGGGCGTCCTCTACGGCCTCGACAAATCGTTCAAGCCCTTTGTCTATTTCCAGCTTCTGCTGCCCATCTTCGCCTCTGCCATCGTGGGCGGTCTGGGCAGCCCGCTGGGGGCCATCGCGGGCGGCTTCACCATCGCGTTCTCCGAAGTGCTGATCACCTATGCCTGGAAGAAGGTCGCGGGCTACGCCCTACCGGACAGCCTCGCCCCTGACGGCCTGGCTCAACTCCTCAGCACGGACTACAAATTCGCGGTGAGCTTCGTGATCCTGCTGATCGTCCTTCTGTTCCGCCCCACCGGTTTGTTCGCAGGGAAATCCGTATGA
- a CDS encoding branched-chain amino acid ABC transporter permease, whose translation MQAVEAVNPANAGYLGGLGLPVLLAWPVGGLLAAGAAWIIGKTALGLRSDYLAIATLGIAEIIIAIMKNEDWLARGVKNVVGLPRPAPYEIDLQNNAAFVERATGLGIDPVTASTLWVKAIYAGLFTVVLLILFILAQRALHSPWGRMMRAIRDNEVAAEAMGKDVTARHLQIFVLGSAICGIAGAMMTTLDGQLTPGTYQPLRFTFLVWVMVIVGGSGNNLGAVLGGFLIWWLWVMVEPIGLWVMQVVTSGMADGFWLREHLLDSAAHMRLLTMGIVLLLVLRFSPRGLIPEK comes from the coding sequence GTGCAGGCAGTCGAGGCGGTCAACCCCGCCAACGCAGGCTATCTCGGGGGCCTTGGCCTGCCCGTGCTGCTGGCCTGGCCCGTGGGCGGACTGCTGGCAGCAGGGGCGGCTTGGATCATCGGCAAAACGGCCCTGGGCCTGCGTTCCGACTACCTCGCCATCGCAACGCTGGGCATTGCGGAAATCATCATCGCCATCATGAAAAACGAAGACTGGCTGGCCCGCGGCGTGAAAAACGTGGTGGGCCTGCCGCGCCCCGCGCCTTACGAGATCGACCTGCAGAACAACGCGGCCTTCGTGGAACGCGCCACCGGCCTTGGGATCGACCCGGTCACCGCCTCCACACTCTGGGTCAAGGCAATCTACGCGGGCCTCTTCACCGTCGTCCTGCTGATCCTCTTCATCCTTGCCCAACGCGCGCTGCATTCCCCGTGGGGGCGCATGATGCGCGCCATCCGCGACAACGAGGTTGCGGCAGAGGCGATGGGCAAGGACGTGACCGCCCGGCATTTGCAAATCTTCGTGCTCGGCTCCGCCATCTGCGGCATTGCGGGCGCGATGATGACCACGCTTGACGGGCAGTTGACGCCCGGCACCTACCAGCCGCTGCGTTTCACCTTCCTTGTCTGGGTCATGGTGATCGTGGGCGGGTCCGGCAACAACCTTGGCGCCGTGCTGGGGGGGTTCCTGATCTGGTGGCTGTGGGTCATGGTCGAACCCATTGGCCTGTGGGTCATGCAGGTGGTCACGTCGGGCATGGCCGACGGCTTCTGGCTGCGCGAACACCTGCTGGACTCGGCGGCGCATATGCGACTTTTGACCATGGGGATCGTGCTGCTTCTGGTGCTACGGTTCAGTCCCAGAGGATTGATACCGGAGAAATGA
- a CDS encoding PQQ-dependent sugar dehydrogenase: protein MRRFAVLAFALLPTGALALETEQGAVSVSAIVSGLDQPWGVAETPDGALLITQRGGQLILVQDGQARQVRGTPRVAAQGQGGLLDITLARDFAESRTLFLTYSKPQGGGSGTALAAAELSADGTRLENLRDLFESAPGGTTGRHFGSRVVEASDGTLFVTIGDRGDRPSAQDRSNHNGAIVRVNRDGSVPADNPFLGQDGIQPHIWSYGHRNPQGAGLDGRGTLWTAEHGARGGDEVNRVRKGANFGWPVISYGVHYSGATIGQGQSQEGMEQPAFYWDPSMAPSGLMIYQGGMFPEWQGDMFVGSLKFSYISRLAIDGITARELEQIEGDETLRVRDIVEAPDGSILFISVGNGAVYRMTR from the coding sequence ATGCGCCGCTTTGCCGTTCTTGCCTTTGCCCTTTTGCCCACGGGGGCGCTGGCCCTTGAAACAGAACAGGGGGCGGTGTCCGTCTCGGCCATTGTCAGTGGGCTGGATCAACCCTGGGGCGTGGCCGAAACCCCGGACGGCGCGCTGTTGATCACGCAGCGGGGCGGACAGCTGATCCTGGTGCAGGACGGTCAGGCCCGACAGGTCCGCGGCACACCGCGTGTGGCAGCGCAGGGGCAGGGCGGATTGCTGGACATCACCCTTGCCCGCGACTTTGCGGAGAGCCGAACGTTGTTTCTGACCTATTCCAAGCCGCAAGGGGGCGGGTCCGGTACGGCGCTGGCCGCCGCCGAGTTGAGTGCGGATGGAACACGGCTTGAAAACCTGCGCGACCTCTTCGAAAGTGCGCCCGGCGGGACGACCGGACGGCACTTTGGCAGCCGCGTTGTCGAAGCGTCGGATGGCACGCTTTTCGTGACCATTGGCGACCGGGGCGACCGCCCATCGGCACAGGACCGCAGCAACCACAACGGGGCCATCGTGCGGGTCAACCGGGACGGCAGCGTGCCCGCCGACAATCCATTTCTGGGCCAGGATGGCATCCAGCCGCACATCTGGTCCTATGGGCACCGCAATCCGCAGGGTGCGGGCCTTGACGGACGAGGCACGCTCTGGACGGCAGAGCATGGCGCGCGCGGCGGGGACGAAGTGAATCGGGTCAGAAAAGGTGCCAATTTCGGCTGGCCTGTCATTTCCTATGGGGTGCACTATTCCGGCGCCACAATTGGCCAGGGCCAGTCGCAGGAGGGCATGGAGCAGCCCGCGTTCTACTGGGACCCTTCGATGGCTCCGTCCGGTCTCATGATCTATCAGGGCGGCATGTTTCCCGAGTGGCAGGGGGACATGTTCGTCGGCTCGCTCAAGTTCAGCTATATCTCGCGACTGGCCATCGATGGGATCACTGCCCGCGAGCTCGAACAGATCGAGGGGGACGAAACATTGCGGGTGCGCGATATCGTCGAAGCGCCGGATGGAAGCATTCTATTCATTTCCGTCGGCAATGGTGCTGTGTACCGGATGACGCGCTAA
- a CDS encoding ABC transporter substrate-binding protein, with product MKKLLMASAATALMAGTAFAGGHAKEVKIGIILGFTGPIESLTPSMADGAELAMKEVTDSGLLLDSATVTPVRADSTCVDAGAATAAAERLVTSDKVDGIMGADCSGVTGAILNNVAVANGVVMVSPSATSPGLSHNDNEDNGLFFRTAPSDARQGVVMTEVLMEEGIKEVAVTYTNNDYGKGLADSFQAAFEAAGGTVTINAAHEDGKADYSAEVGALAAAGGDRLVVAGYVDQGGSGIVRAALDSGAFDTFHFPDGMIGAKLQENFGDEIEGSTGQHPGTDSPGAAKFAEMVGDAFDATSPFTPESYDAAALIMLAMQAADSKDSNDYKEKLMDVANAPGEQIFPGELAKALQILKDGGDIDYVGATAVELIGPGESAGNYRQIVIDGGEITTAKYR from the coding sequence ATGAAAAAACTGCTTATGGCTTCGGCCGCAACGGCATTGATGGCAGGCACCGCGTTTGCGGGCGGCCACGCCAAAGAAGTCAAGATCGGTATCATTCTGGGCTTTACCGGGCCGATTGAATCGCTGACGCCATCCATGGCGGACGGGGCCGAGCTGGCAATGAAAGAGGTGACCGATTCCGGTCTGCTTCTGGACAGCGCAACAGTGACACCCGTGCGCGCCGATTCGACTTGTGTCGACGCGGGCGCTGCAACGGCGGCGGCAGAACGTCTGGTCACCTCCGACAAGGTCGATGGCATCATGGGCGCCGATTGCTCGGGTGTCACCGGCGCGATCCTGAATAACGTGGCCGTCGCAAACGGCGTTGTCATGGTATCCCCCTCGGCCACCTCGCCCGGCCTGTCGCACAACGACAACGAAGACAACGGCCTGTTCTTCCGCACCGCACCGTCGGACGCGCGCCAGGGCGTCGTGATGACCGAAGTGCTGATGGAAGAAGGCATCAAGGAAGTCGCGGTCACCTACACCAACAATGACTACGGCAAAGGTCTGGCGGACAGCTTCCAGGCGGCCTTCGAGGCTGCGGGCGGCACCGTGACCATCAACGCGGCGCACGAAGACGGCAAGGCCGACTATTCGGCTGAAGTGGGCGCACTGGCTGCGGCGGGCGGCGATCGCCTGGTGGTTGCGGGCTACGTGGACCAGGGCGGTTCAGGCATCGTGCGGGCCGCGCTCGATTCCGGCGCGTTTGACACGTTCCACTTCCCCGATGGCATGATCGGCGCAAAGCTGCAGGAAAACTTCGGTGACGAAATCGAGGGATCGACCGGTCAGCACCCCGGCACCGACAGCCCGGGCGCCGCGAAATTCGCGGAAATGGTCGGAGATGCCTTTGACGCGACATCGCCCTTCACGCCCGAAAGCTATGACGCGGCAGCCTTGATCATGCTGGCCATGCAGGCCGCAGATTCCAAGGACAGCAACGACTACAAGGAAAAGCTGATGGACGTGGCCAACGCGCCGGGCGAACAGATCTTCCCCGGCGAACTTGCCAAGGCGCTGCAAATCCTCAAGGACGGTGGCGACATCGACTATGTCGGTGCCACAGCGGTTGAACTGATCGGCCCCGGTGAAAGCGCGGGCAACTACCGCCAGATCGTCATCGATGGCGGCGAGATCACGACGGCCAAGTACCGCTAA
- a CDS encoding ABC transporter ATP-binding protein, translated as MIVVDDIHKHFGGFHAVDGASLSIEAGSITGLIGPNGAGKTTLFNVIAGVLPPTSGRVTMDGEDITGLPPHTLFHKGLLRTFQIAHEFSSMTCRENLMMVPGAQSGETLWNTWFGRKRIADEERALAAKADEVLEFLTVEHLADHKAGQVSGGQKKLLELGRTMMVDAKIVFLDEVGAGVNRTLLNTIGDAILRLNKERDYTFVVIEHDMDFIGKICDPVICMAEGKVLAEGTLAEIKANEHVIEAYLGTGLKNKDKVGA; from the coding sequence ATGATCGTCGTTGACGACATTCACAAGCATTTCGGCGGGTTCCACGCCGTCGATGGCGCATCGCTGTCGATCGAAGCGGGCTCCATCACCGGGCTGATTGGGCCAAATGGCGCTGGAAAAACCACTCTTTTCAATGTGATCGCGGGCGTTCTTCCACCAACATCCGGACGCGTGACCATGGATGGCGAGGACATCACCGGCCTGCCGCCGCACACCCTGTTTCACAAGGGCCTGTTGCGCACCTTCCAGATCGCACATGAATTCAGCTCGATGACCTGCCGCGAGAACCTGATGATGGTGCCCGGCGCACAATCGGGCGAGACGCTGTGGAACACATGGTTCGGGCGCAAGCGGATCGCGGACGAAGAGCGGGCCCTTGCCGCCAAGGCGGACGAGGTCCTTGAGTTCCTGACCGTTGAACACCTGGCGGACCACAAGGCCGGGCAGGTGTCAGGCGGACAGAAAAAGCTGCTGGAACTGGGCCGCACCATGATGGTCGACGCCAAGATCGTCTTTCTGGACGAGGTGGGCGCAGGGGTGAACCGCACGCTGTTGAACACCATCGGCGACGCCATTTTGCGCCTGAACAAAGAGCGCGACTATACTTTCGTGGTGATCGAGCACGACATGGATTTCATCGGAAAGATTTGCGATCCGGTCATCTGCATGGCCGAGGGCAAGGTGCTGGCCGAAGGAACCCTGGCCGAGATCAAGGCCAATGAGCACGTGATCGAGGCGTATCTGGGCACCGGCCTGAAGAACAAGGACAAGGTGGGCGCATGA
- a CDS encoding ABC transporter ATP-binding protein, with product MSNPYQEGRGNKDASVTNPRGTGSLLASPGTKGTMNTAEAFLIGDTMTGGYGAGPDILHDCTVAVNPGEIAVIVGPNGAGKSTAMKAVFGMLDVRQGSVRLDGEDITDLSPQDRVAKGMGFVPQTSNIFTSMTVEENLEMGAFIRRDDVSDTMAQVYDLFPILKEKRRQPAGELSGGQRQQVAVGRALMTQPKVLMLDEPTAGVSPIVMDELFDRIIEVARTGIPILMVEQNARQALEIADKGYVLVQGRNAYTGTGKELLADPDVRKSFLGG from the coding sequence ATGAGCAACCCGTATCAAGAGGGGCGCGGGAACAAGGACGCATCCGTCACAAACCCGCGCGGCACCGGATCGCTGCTCGCGTCCCCCGGAACCAAGGGCACGATGAACACGGCCGAGGCGTTCCTGATCGGCGACACGATGACAGGCGGCTATGGTGCCGGTCCGGACATCCTGCACGACTGCACCGTGGCCGTGAACCCGGGCGAGATTGCGGTGATCGTCGGCCCCAACGGCGCGGGCAAGTCCACCGCGATGAAGGCCGTGTTCGGGATGCTGGATGTGCGACAAGGCTCTGTCCGGCTGGATGGCGAGGACATCACCGACTTGTCCCCGCAGGACCGCGTGGCCAAGGGCATGGGGTTTGTGCCCCAGACGTCGAACATCTTCACGTCCATGACGGTCGAGGAGAACCTGGAAATGGGGGCCTTCATCCGGCGCGACGATGTCTCGGACACGATGGCGCAGGTGTATGACCTGTTCCCGATCCTGAAGGAAAAGCGCCGCCAGCCCGCGGGCGAATTGTCGGGCGGCCAGCGTCAGCAGGTCGCCGTGGGCCGCGCGCTGATGACCCAGCCCAAGGTGTTGATGCTGGACGAACCCACCGCAGGGGTCAGCCCCATCGTGATGGATGAGCTGTTCGACCGCATCATCGAGGTTGCCCGCACCGGCATCCCGATCCTGATGGTTGAACAGAACGCCCGTCAGGCGCTCGAGATTGCAGACAAAGGCTATGTGCTGGTGCAGGGCCGGAACGCGTATACGGGGACGGGCAAGGAACTGCTGGCCGACCCGGACGTGCGCAAGAGTTTCTTGGGGGGATAA
- a CDS encoding DUF2306 domain-containing protein, with translation MQRIAARTAWTIAGLLLLFVLIQGFVWHAAYRGAVGLSGDPTAIERLTGPRGSIVALFAHMVTGALVTTLSVIQLAGPIRRRWPRLHRNSGRLLAVAALLTGIGGLVYIARSGTVGGTDMSAAFGLYGVLMIIAAIQTPRLAMHRDYDRHRRWGLRLIILGLGSWFYRLHYGLWFGITCSLGDATCGMGVQSDFSGLFDRIQVWAFYLPYLLVLEWWLRRRPQPVRR, from the coding sequence ATGCAGCGCATCGCGGCCCGCACCGCATGGACCATTGCGGGCCTTTTGCTGCTGTTCGTTCTGATCCAGGGCTTTGTCTGGCATGCCGCATATCGCGGCGCGGTTGGGCTGTCCGGTGACCCCACCGCCATCGAACGGCTGACCGGGCCGCGCGGCAGCATCGTGGCGCTTTTTGCCCATATGGTGACGGGTGCGCTTGTCACCACGTTGTCCGTCATCCAGTTGGCGGGGCCCATCCGCCGCCGGTGGCCGCGCCTGCATCGAAACTCGGGCCGTCTTCTGGCGGTCGCGGCACTGCTGACGGGTATCGGCGGGCTGGTGTATATCGCGCGCAGCGGAACGGTGGGCGGGACCGACATGTCGGCCGCCTTTGGTCTGTATGGCGTGCTGATGATCATTGCGGCTATTCAGACGCCCCGTCTTGCCATGCACCGCGACTATGACCGTCACCGCCGCTGGGGCCTGCGGCTGATCATTCTGGGGCTCGGCTCGTGGTTCTACCGGCTGCATTACGGACTGTGGTTCGGGATCACCTGTTCCCTGGGGGATGCCACCTGCGGGATGGGGGTGCAAAGCGACTTTTCCGGCCTGTTCGACCGGATACAGGTCTGGGCCTTCTACCTGCCCTACCTGTTGGTGCTCGAATGGTGGCTGCGCCGCCGTCCACAACCGGTCAGAAGGTGA
- a CDS encoding helicase HerA-like domain-containing protein, translating into MNDHIFIGGGGVDYAEKQGLTLKYANRHGLIAGATGTGKTVTLQILAEGFSNAGVPVFLSDVKGDLSGLAKSGTAAHKLHGPFTERAEKIGFSDYSYHACPVTFWDMFGAQGHPVRTTVSEMGPLLLAQLLELTEAQEGILNIAFRLADEEGMPLLDLKDLQALLVWVGENAKDLSLRYGNVSTQSIGAIQRRLLVLENQGASQLFGEPALELSDLMRTDAAGKGMVNILASDRLMGAPKLYATFLLWLLSELFEELPEVGDPDKPKLVFFFDEAHLLFEDAPKALVDKVEQVARLIRSKGVGVYFITQNPADVPEDILGQLGNRFQHALRAFTAKDRKELRMAAETYRENPRFETEEAIREVGVGEAVTSMLQKKGVPGIVERTLIRPPSSQLGPVTDAERKAHLAASDMAGKYDQTLDRTSAFEMLKARADAAAQEAEVAETKAEEATPMLREFNAARRYSAKGVTRSTSRPARRGASFGEAMTKMVVKELTGTTGRRMVRGILGGLFKGR; encoded by the coding sequence ATGAACGATCATATTTTCATCGGGGGCGGCGGGGTCGATTATGCCGAAAAGCAGGGCCTGACGTTGAAATACGCCAACCGGCACGGATTGATCGCGGGGGCGACCGGCACCGGCAAGACCGTGACCCTGCAAATCCTGGCCGAGGGGTTTTCGAATGCGGGCGTGCCGGTGTTCCTTTCGGACGTCAAGGGCGACCTGTCGGGGCTGGCGAAATCGGGCACGGCCGCGCACAAACTGCACGGCCCGTTCACGGAACGGGCGGAAAAGATCGGGTTTTCGGATTATTCCTATCACGCCTGTCCCGTCACCTTCTGGGACATGTTCGGCGCCCAGGGCCATCCGGTGCGCACCACCGTATCCGAGATGGGGCCGCTTTTGCTGGCCCAGCTTCTGGAACTGACCGAAGCGCAGGAGGGTATCCTGAACATCGCCTTTCGCCTGGCGGACGAGGAAGGCATGCCCTTGCTGGATCTCAAGGATCTGCAGGCGTTGCTGGTCTGGGTGGGCGAGAATGCCAAGGATCTGAGCCTGCGCTATGGCAACGTGTCGACGCAATCCATCGGCGCGATCCAACGCCGGTTGCTGGTGCTGGAAAACCAGGGGGCGAGCCAGCTGTTCGGCGAACCGGCGCTGGAGCTGTCGGACCTGATGCGCACCGATGCGGCGGGCAAGGGGATGGTGAACATCCTGGCCTCTGACAGGCTGATGGGTGCGCCCAAGCTTTATGCCACATTCCTGCTGTGGCTGCTGTCCGAACTGTTCGAGGAATTGCCCGAGGTGGGCGACCCCGACAAGCCCAAGCTGGTCTTCTTCTTTGACGAGGCGCATCTGCTGTTCGAGGACGCGCCCAAGGCGCTGGTCGACAAGGTCGAACAGGTGGCGCGACTGATCCGGTCCAAAGGGGTGGGGGTGTATTTCATCACCCAGAATCCTGCGGACGTGCCCGAGGATATCCTGGGTCAGCTTGGCAACCGGTTTCAGCATGCGTTGCGTGCGTTTACCGCCAAGGACCGGAAGGAATTGCGCATGGCGGCGGAGACCTACCGTGAGAACCCGCGGTTCGAGACGGAGGAGGCCATTCGCGAGGTCGGCGTGGGCGAGGCGGTGACGTCGATGCTGCAAAAGAAGGGCGTGCCGGGGATCGTGGAGCGCACCCTGATCCGGCCGCCATCATCGCAACTGGGCCCCGTGACGGATGCCGAACGCAAGGCGCATCTGGCCGCGAGCGACATGGCGGGCAAATATGATCAGACGCTTGATCGCACATCCGCCTTCGAGATGTTGAAGGCACGGGCCGATGCGGCGGCGCAAGAGGCGGAAGTGGCGGAAACGAAGGCCGAAGAGGCGACGCCGATGCTGCGCGAGTTCAATGCGGCCCGCCGCTATTCGGCCAAGGGTGTGACGCGTTCGACGTCGCGCCCGGCGCGGCGGGGGGCCAGCTTTGGCGAGGCAATGACCAAGATGGTTGTCAAGGAACTGACCGGCACCACAGGCCGCCGCATGGTGCGCGGCATTTTGGGTGGCCTCTTCAAAGGGCGCTGA
- a CDS encoding Dabb family protein: MPDAHRLRHVVFFRARERTDVDRVFDGLSILEKNPHADVISVRRNTRNDALSDEVDVVVYAEFRDSQALADYKAHPLYQQSIDIVRPLRDLRVAADITF; this comes from the coding sequence ATGCCCGATGCCCATCGTTTGCGCCATGTCGTCTTTTTCCGTGCCCGCGAACGCACGGATGTGGACCGTGTGTTTGACGGCTTGTCCATTCTTGAGAAGAACCCCCATGCCGATGTGATTTCGGTGCGACGCAACACCCGCAATGACGCCCTGTCCGATGAGGTTGATGTGGTGGTCTACGCCGAGTTCCGCGACAGTCAGGCCCTGGCTGACTACAAGGCGCATCCGCTGTATCAGCAATCCATCGACATCGTGCGGCCCCTGCGCGATCTGCGCGTGGCCGCCGACATCACCTTCTGA
- a CDS encoding VOC family protein, producing MPIERLDHVNLRTTRLAEMIQWYEEILGLFAGERPDFGFDGAWLYAGDVPVVHLVAVEEDGAAGSETALKIEHFAFRASGDAEAFQERLQLKGVSFRRSGIDAMNLAAFNVWDPDGNHIHVDFVQES from the coding sequence ATGCCCATTGAACGTCTGGATCACGTGAACCTGCGCACCACGCGGCTTGCCGAGATGATCCAATGGTACGAAGAGATATTGGGCCTGTTCGCCGGGGAGCGGCCCGATTTCGGATTTGACGGCGCCTGGCTTTATGCAGGCGACGTGCCGGTCGTGCATCTGGTTGCGGTAGAGGAGGATGGCGCTGCGGGATCCGAAACCGCGCTGAAGATCGAACATTTTGCCTTTCGCGCGTCGGGCGATGCCGAAGCGTTTCAGGAACGCTTGCAATTGAAGGGCGTGTCGTTCCGCAGGTCCGGCATTGATGCGATGAACCTTGCCGCCTTCAATGTCTGGGACCCGGACGGCAACCACATCCATGTGGATTTCGTGCAAGAGAGCTAG
- a CDS encoding DUF2059 domain-containing protein translates to MRALRIGFAALVLTVAAPMMASAADRAKLQDFLEVTGFDVALESIRLSAESAPQMLGMQAEDFGTEWTRLTTDVFRTETMHDLALDILERTLEDDMLSHAADFYATDLGQRLVEAENASHMKEDDTLKHESGEAIVAGLEQLDSPRLAYLKRMNEASDTAGVSVRAIQEIQVRFLMAAAGAGVIELQLEEPDLRELLASDEDVLKQEIAASALTGAAYTYQSFSDAEVLEYTEALEHPKMRHVYDLMNAVQYEIMANRFEALARAMQSLQPSQEL, encoded by the coding sequence ATGCGCGCCCTTCGAATTGGCTTTGCGGCCCTCGTACTGACCGTCGCCGCCCCCATGATGGCTTCGGCCGCGGATCGGGCCAAGTTGCAGGACTTTCTGGAAGTCACGGGCTTTGACGTTGCGCTGGAAAGCATACGACTGTCGGCGGAATCCGCCCCGCAGATGCTGGGCATGCAGGCCGAGGATTTTGGCACGGAATGGACGCGCCTGACCACGGATGTCTTCCGGACGGAAACGATGCACGACCTTGCGCTCGACATCCTGGAGCGGACGCTTGAGGATGACATGCTGTCCCACGCGGCAGACTTCTATGCCACCGATCTGGGCCAGCGCCTGGTCGAGGCCGAGAATGCCAGCCATATGAAAGAGGATGACACCCTGAAGCACGAAAGCGGCGAGGCGATCGTTGCGGGGCTTGAGCAATTGGACAGCCCGCGTCTGGCCTATCTCAAGCGCATGAACGAGGCGTCGGATACGGCCGGTGTCAGCGTGCGTGCGATCCAGGAAATTCAGGTGCGGTTTCTGATGGCCGCGGCGGGTGCGGGCGTGATCGAGCTGCAATTGGAAGAGCCGGACCTGCGCGAATTGCTGGCCAGCGACGAAGACGTGTTGAAGCAAGAGATCGCTGCCAGCGCCCTGACCGGTGCGGCCTATACCTACCAGTCCTTTTCGGATGCAGAGGTTCTGGAATACACCGAAGCGCTGGAGCATCCCAAGATGCGCCATGTCTATGATCTGATGAACGCGGTGCAATACGAGATCATGGCCAACAGGTTCGAAGCCTTGGCGCGCGCCATGCAATCCCTGCAACCCAGTCAGGAGCTTTAG